In Porphyrobacter sp. LM 6, one DNA window encodes the following:
- a CDS encoding alpha/beta hydrolase — protein sequence MMSNQRWWLFVPVAMLLMIVSGALRAHEQTTPLAASGAQSGEYLFTGWDGPGLPVFYQLPDRLAADTPVVFVMHGVNRDADRYRDEWADLARRHAFIAVFPQFGNADFPGSLGYNTGYFTTQDGTPRPRSQWSFAAIEPLFEDLRTRFGTRVGRYSIYGHSAGAQFVHRYVLFMPEARIDRAVAANAGWYTMPDRTVTFPYGLGSTPVGEAGLSAALGKPLTVLLGTADTDRADTDLRKTPEADTQGPHRYARGQAFFAQGQRAAESAGVPFGWSLERVPGIGHSNAGMAEAAAALIAKR from the coding sequence ATGATGAGCAATCAGCGGTGGTGGCTATTTGTGCCAGTAGCGATGCTATTGATGATAGTTAGCGGTGCGTTGCGGGCGCACGAACAGACGACGCCTTTGGCCGCGTCGGGGGCGCAATCAGGCGAGTATCTTTTCACTGGTTGGGACGGCCCCGGCCTGCCGGTCTTCTATCAGCTACCCGACCGACTTGCCGCCGACACCCCCGTGGTTTTCGTGATGCACGGCGTTAATCGCGATGCCGATCGCTACCGCGACGAATGGGCAGATCTCGCTCGCAGGCATGCCTTCATCGCTGTGTTCCCGCAATTCGGTAACGCTGATTTCCCGGGCTCGCTTGGCTACAACACTGGATACTTTACTACTCAGGATGGTACGCCGCGACCGCGTTCGCAATGGTCGTTCGCCGCGATCGAGCCGCTTTTCGAAGACCTGCGCACGCGCTTCGGTACTCGAGTTGGGCGTTACAGCATTTACGGCCATTCGGCGGGTGCTCAGTTCGTCCACCGCTATGTCCTGTTCATGCCCGAAGCGCGTATCGATAGAGCCGTCGCGGCCAATGCCGGGTGGTATACTATGCCTGATCGCACGGTCACCTTTCCCTATGGCCTCGGCTCGACTCCTGTAGGTGAAGCGGGTCTCTCAGCAGCACTCGGCAAGCCGCTCACCGTGCTCCTCGGCACGGCCGATACGGACCGAGCGGACACCGATTTGCGCAAGACTCCTGAAGCGGACACCCAAGGACCCCATCGCTACGCGCGCGGCCAGGCCTTCTTCGCCCAGGGTCAGCGGGCTGCCGAAAGCGCAGGTGTTCCTTTCGGTTGGTCGTTGGAGCGCGTCCCAGGGATCGGCCACAGCAACGCTGGCATGGCCGAGGCCGCCGCCGCGCTGATCGCCAAGCGCTAG
- a CDS encoding M20/M25/M40 family metallo-hydrolase, which produces MQRRFGLTAVAMVALMAGPLSAETPDRAKIVAQVEQQHDTTIKALQDWVAIPTIAAEKRGTPEGAEYMRKLALNAGFQQAKIIPTDGVPAVFATLDQGAPITLGIYFMYDVKQFDPAEWNTQPLDATLVDRPGDGLAIVGRGVVNQKGPQMAFLSAIKAIQASGRKLPVNIVLVAEGEEEVASTHFDQVVAVPEVQAALAKTIGVFIPSANQNKDGSAGITLGAKGAVEFQLVVGGETSDKYPKTDIHSSNYARIESPAWRLVKALDTLVADDGHTPAIDGWFENVQTLTPRQKQLIAESAKPELEKQEKALLGVGRWIDNEDYVTSLERFYSQPTVNIQGLVSGYTGQGGKTVLPGRAEAKLEFRLVPKMTKDEAVTKLKAHLAKRGFDDVQVTVSGGYGPNETDEDSVLIRAQKRLFDETGVPYTIRPRNAGSWPGVVFNGAPLNLPASQFGLGRGGGAHAPNEWFLIESTDPKVYGLDEATMAYVDYLYVLAEEAEK; this is translated from the coding sequence ATGCAACGACGCTTTGGCCTGACTGCGGTTGCGATGGTGGCCTTGATGGCGGGACCACTCTCGGCGGAGACCCCGGATCGCGCGAAAATTGTCGCGCAGGTCGAACAGCAGCATGACACCACGATCAAGGCGCTGCAGGACTGGGTGGCGATCCCGACGATCGCAGCTGAAAAGCGCGGCACGCCTGAGGGCGCGGAGTACATGCGCAAGCTCGCACTCAATGCCGGGTTCCAGCAGGCCAAGATCATCCCGACCGATGGCGTGCCCGCCGTATTCGCGACGTTGGACCAGGGCGCGCCGATAACGCTCGGCATCTACTTCATGTACGATGTGAAGCAGTTTGATCCGGCGGAATGGAATACCCAGCCTCTGGATGCCACGCTCGTCGATCGTCCGGGAGACGGGCTAGCCATCGTCGGACGCGGGGTGGTGAACCAGAAAGGGCCGCAGATGGCCTTCCTCTCCGCGATCAAGGCGATCCAGGCCAGTGGGCGCAAGCTTCCGGTCAACATCGTGCTGGTGGCCGAGGGTGAGGAGGAAGTCGCCTCGACCCATTTCGATCAGGTCGTCGCCGTGCCCGAAGTTCAGGCAGCGCTCGCCAAGACCATCGGTGTCTTCATCCCGTCGGCCAACCAGAACAAGGACGGCAGCGCCGGGATTACCCTAGGTGCCAAAGGCGCAGTCGAGTTCCAGCTGGTCGTCGGCGGCGAGACTTCGGACAAATATCCCAAGACCGATATCCACTCGTCCAACTATGCCCGGATCGAAAGCCCGGCGTGGCGTCTGGTCAAGGCACTCGATACCTTGGTGGCTGATGATGGCCACACGCCCGCGATCGACGGCTGGTTCGAGAACGTCCAGACCCTGACCCCGCGCCAGAAGCAGCTGATCGCCGAAAGCGCCAAGCCCGAGCTTGAAAAGCAGGAAAAGGCGCTATTGGGGGTCGGACGCTGGATCGATAACGAAGACTACGTCACCAGTCTCGAGCGGTTCTATTCCCAGCCCACCGTCAACATTCAGGGGCTCGTCTCGGGCTACACCGGACAAGGTGGCAAGACGGTGCTTCCGGGTCGAGCCGAAGCGAAGCTCGAATTCCGGCTGGTACCGAAGATGACCAAGGACGAAGCCGTCACCAAACTCAAGGCCCACCTTGCCAAGCGAGGGTTTGATGATGTGCAGGTCACCGTGTCAGGCGGTTACGGCCCCAACGAGACCGACGAAGATAGCGTTTTGATCCGCGCGCAGAAGCGTTTGTTCGACGAAACCGGCGTGCCCTACACGATCCGCCCGCGCAACGCAGGAAGCTGGCCGGGCGTGGTGTTCAACGGCGCGCCGCTCAACCTGCCCGCCTCGCAATTCGGCCTTGGGCGCGGCGGCGGCGCGCATGCGCCTAACGAATGGTTCCTGATCGAAAGCACCGACCCGAAGGTCTACGGCCTCGACGAGGCGACAATGGCTTATGTCGATTACCTCTATGTGCTGGCCGAGGAAGCGGAGAAGTAA
- the cysK gene encoding cysteine synthase A, which produces MKADNILATIGATPHIRLARMFPDHEVWVKSERSNPGGSIKDRIALAMVEDAEARGALKPGGTIVEPTSGNTGIGLAMVAAVKGYRLVLVMPESMSIERRRLMLAYGASFDLTPREKGMRGAIERAAELVAQTPGAWMPSQFDNAANPAVHARTTAQEILADFADSPIDVMITGVGTGGHLTGCAEELKKHWPSFKAYGVEPALSPVINGGQPGPHPIQGIGAGFIPGNLHTNAIDGAITVDADDAKEMARRAAREEGMLVGISSGATLAAIAKKLADLPAGSRVLGFNYDTGERYLSVPDFLPVE; this is translated from the coding sequence ATGAAGGCTGACAACATCCTCGCGACAATCGGCGCGACTCCGCATATCCGCCTGGCGCGGATGTTCCCTGACCACGAAGTGTGGGTGAAGTCCGAGCGCAGCAATCCCGGCGGTTCGATCAAAGACCGTATCGCCTTGGCGATGGTCGAGGATGCGGAGGCGCGCGGCGCGCTCAAGCCCGGCGGCACGATTGTCGAACCCACGAGCGGTAACACCGGGATCGGCCTCGCGATGGTCGCAGCAGTCAAGGGTTACCGCCTTGTGCTGGTCATGCCCGAGTCGATGTCGATCGAACGGCGCCGCTTGATGCTCGCCTATGGCGCCAGTTTCGACCTCACCCCCCGCGAAAAAGGTATGCGCGGCGCCATCGAGCGGGCGGCCGAGCTGGTCGCGCAGACGCCGGGCGCATGGATGCCAAGCCAGTTCGACAATGCCGCCAACCCAGCTGTTCACGCGCGTACCACCGCGCAGGAAATCCTCGCCGATTTTGCCGATAGCCCGATCGACGTGATGATCACCGGGGTCGGCACCGGCGGCCACCTCACGGGGTGCGCGGAAGAGCTGAAGAAGCACTGGCCTTCGTTCAAAGCCTATGGCGTCGAACCCGCGCTCTCGCCGGTCATCAACGGCGGTCAGCCCGGCCCTCACCCGATCCAGGGCATCGGCGCGGGCTTCATCCCTGGCAACCTCCATACCAATGCGATCGATGGCGCGATCACGGTTGATGCCGATGATGCCAAGGAAATGGCGCGCCGTGCCGCACGAGAGGAAGGAATGCTGGTGGGCATCTCCAGCGGCGCAACACTCGCCGCCATCGCCAAGAAGCTTGCCGACCTGCCCGCCGGCAGCCGTGTGCTCGGCTTCAACTACGACACTGGTGAGCGCTATCTCTCTGTGCCGGACTTCCTGCCGGTCGAATAG
- a CDS encoding MFS transporter codes for MTEPTSPLAIGDYRRYWMARFLAVSATMSMVVLLGYQLYAVARDDYGMSVPEASFQLGLLGLAQFIPLFVLTPVAGLAADRFDRRYVAAFANGIDGAVGVLLAVLTYADALNIPILFALAAAHGAARVFVGPAMSAIAPNIVPPALLPRAIALSSMAWQTASVAGPAVGGLIFAQSEWLPHAISAAMLLAAKGLIVSVRPIRAKHDGPRLKPLRQIAEGMVYVWRERFLLGCITLDLFAVLLAGATALLPVFARDILFVGPEGLGLMRAAPALGAASVALFLSFRPLERDVGLKMLWAVAVFGALTIAFGFSRSFLLSLAILAAMGAVDMVSVFIRSSLVQLFTPDDKRGRVSAISGLAISASNELGEMQSGLAAALLGATGAVVFGGAGAIFVTLAWAWYFPELRRARSFEPDTLKREVTT; via the coding sequence GTGACTGAACCGACTTCCCCGCTCGCGATCGGCGATTACCGGCGTTACTGGATGGCCCGCTTCTTGGCGGTGTCCGCCACGATGTCGATGGTAGTGCTGCTCGGCTATCAGCTCTACGCCGTCGCCCGCGATGACTATGGCATGAGCGTGCCCGAAGCTTCGTTCCAGCTGGGGCTTCTGGGGCTGGCACAATTCATACCACTGTTTGTGCTCACCCCGGTTGCGGGGCTTGCGGCCGACCGGTTCGACCGTCGCTATGTTGCGGCCTTTGCCAATGGCATCGATGGCGCGGTCGGCGTGCTGCTGGCGGTCCTGACCTACGCCGACGCGCTTAACATACCGATCCTGTTCGCGTTGGCCGCGGCCCACGGTGCCGCCCGCGTGTTCGTGGGGCCGGCGATGAGCGCGATTGCGCCCAACATCGTGCCCCCCGCGCTGCTGCCGCGCGCGATCGCGCTATCGTCGATGGCATGGCAGACCGCCAGCGTTGCCGGACCCGCCGTGGGCGGATTGATCTTTGCCCAGTCCGAATGGCTGCCGCACGCGATCTCGGCAGCAATGCTGCTCGCTGCGAAGGGCCTCATCGTGTCGGTCCGCCCGATCCGCGCCAAGCACGACGGCCCGCGCCTCAAGCCGCTGCGCCAGATTGCCGAGGGCATGGTCTATGTCTGGCGCGAGCGGTTCCTGCTCGGCTGCATCACGCTCGATCTGTTTGCCGTACTACTGGCGGGCGCGACCGCGCTGCTCCCTGTGTTCGCACGTGACATCCTGTTTGTCGGCCCGGAAGGCCTCGGGCTTATGCGCGCGGCTCCTGCGCTGGGCGCGGCGAGTGTGGCGCTGTTCCTCTCGTTCCGCCCGCTTGAGCGTGACGTCGGGCTGAAGATGCTCTGGGCGGTCGCAGTGTTCGGTGCGCTCACCATCGCCTTCGGCTTTTCGCGCAGCTTCCTGCTTTCGCTCGCGATCCTTGCCGCAATGGGTGCGGTGGATATGGTGTCCGTGTTTATCCGAAGCTCGCTGGTGCAGTTGTTCACGCCGGACGACAAGCGGGGCCGGGTTTCGGCAATTTCGGGCCTCGCCATCTCGGCCTCGAACGAGCTGGGCGAAATGCAGTCAGGCCTCGCCGCCGCATTGCTCGGGGCGACGGGCGCGGTTGTATTCGGCGGCGCGGGTGCGATATTCGTGACATTGGCATGGGCGTGGTACTTCCCCGAATTGCGCCGCGCGCGCAGCTTCGAGCCGGACACGCTCAAGAGAGAGGTAACGACATGA
- a CDS encoding PilZ domain-containing protein, translating to MAGGANLSVTELRRAARHPVDFPAIVEHFVHGDLHLHVSNLSAHGFMVDDAKQLQRGDRIIIRLPVVGRIEAYVIWTRDSRAGFQFERIIRLDDFVAIIDQLQPNPRLRRPR from the coding sequence GTGGCTGGTGGAGCAAACCTCAGTGTAACCGAACTGCGGCGCGCAGCGCGCCATCCGGTCGATTTTCCGGCAATCGTCGAGCACTTCGTGCATGGCGATCTGCACCTTCATGTCTCGAACCTCTCGGCGCACGGCTTCATGGTCGACGACGCCAAGCAGCTTCAGCGTGGCGACCGGATCATCATCCGCCTGCCCGTGGTGGGCCGGATCGAAGCCTACGTCATCTGGACCCGCGATTCGCGCGCCGGTTTCCAGTTCGAGCGGATCATCCGGCTCGACGATTTCGTGGCTATCATCGATCAGCTTCAGCCCAATCCGCGCCTGCGCCGTCCGCGATGA
- the tyrS gene encoding tyrosine--tRNA ligase, whose amino-acid sequence MSTYESALLRLLDERGYIHQMTDAAGLDALAAKQIVPGYIGFDATAPSLHIGSLVQIMMLRRLQQAGHKPIVLMGGGTTRIGDPSGRDESRKMLTDETIEANIASIRTVFAKLLTFGDGPTDAVMVNNHDWLGKLGYIELLQEVGTHFTINRMLSFDSVRLRLEREQPMTFLEFNYMILQGYDFRHLSHDMGVRLQMGGSDQWGNIVNGIELGRRMDGTELFGLTTPLLTTASGAKMGKTAAGAVWLNEDQLPAYDFWQYWRNVDDADVGRFLRLFTDLPLDEITRLAALEGAEINAAKIVLANEVTKLVRGEDAAIRAEATARETFAGSGAGEDLPTLAVGAEGMRIVSLLTEIGFTASNGEAKRKLAEGAVKLEGETITDPAHLVHPGEGETLRLSLGKKKHALVHR is encoded by the coding sequence ATGAGCACCTACGAATCTGCCCTCCTGCGCCTACTCGACGAGCGTGGCTACATCCACCAGATGACCGATGCTGCGGGACTCGATGCCCTGGCGGCCAAGCAGATCGTGCCCGGCTATATCGGCTTTGACGCCACCGCGCCTTCGCTCCACATCGGCAGCCTCGTTCAGATCATGATGCTGCGCCGCCTCCAGCAGGCCGGGCACAAGCCAATCGTGCTGATGGGTGGCGGAACGACGCGGATCGGCGATCCCAGCGGACGCGATGAAAGCCGCAAGATGCTAACCGACGAGACGATCGAGGCCAACATCGCCTCGATCCGCACGGTGTTTGCCAAGCTGCTGACGTTTGGTGATGGCCCAACAGATGCGGTGATGGTCAATAACCACGACTGGCTCGGAAAGCTCGGCTATATCGAACTGCTCCAGGAAGTGGGCACGCATTTCACCATCAACCGGATGCTGAGTTTCGATTCGGTGCGGCTGCGTCTTGAACGCGAACAGCCGATGACCTTCCTCGAATTCAACTACATGATCCTGCAGGGCTATGACTTCCGCCACCTCTCGCACGACATGGGCGTGCGCTTGCAGATGGGCGGTAGTGACCAGTGGGGCAATATCGTCAACGGGATCGAACTCGGCCGCCGCATGGACGGGACCGAGCTGTTCGGCCTCACCACCCCGCTGCTCACCACCGCGAGCGGCGCCAAGATGGGCAAGACCGCAGCGGGCGCGGTGTGGCTCAACGAGGATCAGCTTCCGGCTTACGATTTCTGGCAGTACTGGCGCAATGTCGATGACGCTGACGTGGGCCGGTTCCTGCGGCTGTTCACAGACCTGCCGCTGGATGAAATCACCCGGCTCGCGGCGCTGGAAGGTGCGGAAATCAACGCGGCCAAGATCGTGCTGGCGAATGAAGTCACCAAGCTGGTCCGCGGCGAGGATGCAGCGATACGCGCCGAAGCAACTGCGCGCGAGACCTTTGCCGGCAGCGGTGCGGGCGAAGACTTGCCGACTCTGGCGGTCGGTGCCGAAGGGATGCGGATCGTATCGCTGCTGACCGAGATCGGCTTCACCGCTTCGAACGGCGAAGCAAAGCGCAAGCTTGCCGAAGGCGCGGTGAAGCTCGAAGGCGAAACGATCACAGATCCGGCCCACCTGGTTCATCCCGGCGAGGGCGAGACGCTGCGGCTCAGCCTCGGCAAGAAAAAGCACGCGTTGGTCCACCGCTGA
- a CDS encoding TspO/MBR family protein, giving the protein MDWTNALIAAAWAILLGGAGGALTEIGIWYRNLSKPRWQPPDWLFGPAWTLILGLAGWSFYISLSSATSLEARLMVCALFGANFILHFAWSPLFFKLRRPDWALAENVLLWCSATSLMVALPRVVGDSFVGWLNVPYFIWVSFAFVLNAEIVKLNRPFGR; this is encoded by the coding sequence ATGGACTGGACCAACGCCCTTATCGCCGCCGCATGGGCTATCCTCCTTGGCGGCGCAGGCGGAGCCCTGACCGAGATCGGCATCTGGTATCGCAATCTGAGCAAACCTCGCTGGCAACCGCCCGATTGGCTGTTCGGTCCGGCCTGGACGTTGATCCTCGGGCTGGCAGGCTGGAGCTTTTACATCTCCCTCTCGTCTGCCACCTCGCTTGAAGCACGCCTGATGGTGTGCGCGCTGTTCGGCGCCAACTTCATCCTGCACTTCGCGTGGTCACCGCTCTTCTTCAAGCTGCGGCGGCCCGATTGGGCGCTGGCCGAAAACGTCCTGCTGTGGTGCTCGGCGACATCGCTGATGGTGGCTTTGCCGCGCGTCGTAGGTGACAGCTTCGTCGGCTGGCTCAACGTGCCCTATTTCATTTGGGTGAGCTTCGCCTTCGTGCTCAACGCCGAGATCGTGAAGCTCAACCGACCCTTTGGTCGTTAG
- a CDS encoding exo-beta-N-acetylmuramidase NamZ family protein, with amino-acid sequence MKNGIDRLLADPDLLRQLKGRRVALVAHPASVTEDLTHSLDALIAAGVQVNSAFGPQHGLKGDKQDNMVETADEMDPRYGIPIFSLYGEVRRPTGQMMSSADVFLFDLQDLGCRIYTFVTTLLYLLEEAAKAGKEVWVLDRPNPAGRPVEGTLLLPGQESFVGAAPMPMRHGLTMGEMGHWFIAHFGLDVAYKVVAMEGWRPDKPVEWGWPASRLWINPSPNAANVNMARCYAGTVMLEGTALSEGRGTTRPLEVLFGAPDVDAGAVLAEMHKLAPEWLAGCAIRECWFEPTFHKHAGKLCNALMIHAEGEFYDHHAFRPWRLQALAFKAIRRLYPDYPLWRDFPYEYELTRLAIDVINGGPSLREWVDNPAAMPDDLDAMTSLDEAAWVAEVRGHLLY; translated from the coding sequence ATGAAGAACGGTATCGACCGGCTGCTTGCCGACCCAGATCTCCTCCGCCAACTCAAGGGCCGCCGGGTCGCGCTCGTCGCGCACCCTGCCAGCGTGACAGAGGATCTGACCCACAGCCTCGACGCGCTGATCGCCGCCGGTGTGCAGGTCAACAGCGCCTTTGGCCCTCAGCACGGCCTGAAGGGCGATAAGCAGGACAATATGGTCGAGACCGCGGACGAAATGGATCCGCGTTACGGCATCCCGATCTTCTCGCTCTATGGAGAAGTGCGGCGTCCGACGGGCCAGATGATGTCGAGCGCCGATGTGTTCCTGTTCGACCTGCAGGACCTCGGCTGCCGGATCTACACCTTTGTCACCACGCTGCTCTACCTGCTCGAGGAAGCAGCGAAGGCGGGCAAGGAAGTGTGGGTGCTCGATCGCCCGAACCCGGCCGGGCGACCAGTCGAGGGCACCTTGCTACTTCCGGGGCAGGAAAGCTTCGTTGGAGCCGCACCGATGCCGATGCGGCACGGGTTGACGATGGGCGAGATGGGTCATTGGTTCATCGCGCACTTCGGGCTCGATGTGGCTTACAAGGTGGTGGCGATGGAGGGCTGGCGGCCGGACAAGCCGGTCGAATGGGGCTGGCCGGCGTCACGCCTGTGGATCAATCCCTCGCCCAATGCCGCCAACGTGAACATGGCGCGCTGCTATGCGGGAACGGTGATGCTTGAGGGCACGGCGCTGTCCGAAGGGCGCGGTACGACCCGTCCGCTCGAAGTGCTGTTTGGCGCCCCGGATGTCGATGCGGGTGCGGTGCTGGCGGAGATGCACAAGCTCGCGCCCGAGTGGCTGGCAGGCTGCGCGATCCGCGAATGCTGGTTTGAGCCGACTTTCCACAAACACGCGGGAAAGCTCTGCAATGCACTGATGATTCACGCGGAAGGCGAGTTCTACGACCACCACGCCTTCCGTCCGTGGCGGCTTCAGGCGCTGGCGTTCAAGGCTATCCGCAGACTCTATCCCGATTACCCCTTGTGGCGTGATTTCCCCTATGAATACGAGCTCACCCGGCTCGCGATCGACGTGATCAACGGCGGTCCTTCCTTGCGCGAATGGGTCGACAATCCCGCTGCAATGCCCGACGATCTGGACGCCATGACGTCACTCGACGAAGCCGCGTGGGTGGCAGAAGTGCGCGGGCATCTGCTTTACTGA
- a CDS encoding spinster family MFS transporter, whose product MATAAATGSDVRSVRLTLWLLLTVYVFNFIDRQIVNILAEPIARDLELSDTQIGLLTGLAFALFYTVLGIPIARFADRPTTNRPRLIAVALAVWSAMTAMCGAAQNFAQLLLARIGVGVGEAGCTPPAHSLISDMVPPERRASALAFYSLGIPVGTLLGMVIGGTLADYMGWREAFVVVGLPGVALALVVWFVLKDPRHSDVAAGLQAKGQAPVLPLGQAVAEVMRSRAFVLLLVAGSAASFLAYGKTTWTTIFFQRTHDLTPGQVGLWFGLLQGVGGMLGTWLGGYLADRFGARNRRHVLSAPAIDMALAVPLAIATYHAPNWPLALLLLFVPTVFNSFYYGPTYSAAQGLVPLRARAIAAATLLFFQNLIGLGLGPLFFGMLSDWIQPTYGADSVRYVLYGAAVLGLVPAFFFWRCSLHLNRELDQKG is encoded by the coding sequence ATGGCAACCGCGGCAGCGACGGGTTCGGATGTTCGATCCGTCAGGTTGACCTTGTGGCTCCTGCTTACAGTTTACGTCTTCAATTTCATCGACCGGCAGATCGTCAACATCCTTGCCGAGCCCATCGCCCGCGATCTGGAGCTATCCGACACCCAGATCGGGCTGTTGACCGGGCTGGCTTTCGCGCTGTTCTACACCGTGCTTGGCATCCCTATTGCCCGCTTTGCCGATCGTCCGACGACCAATCGTCCGCGCCTGATTGCGGTGGCACTGGCAGTATGGTCGGCGATGACGGCGATGTGCGGGGCGGCGCAGAACTTCGCGCAACTCCTGCTCGCGCGCATCGGCGTGGGGGTGGGCGAGGCAGGGTGCACGCCGCCCGCACACTCGCTCATCAGCGACATGGTGCCGCCAGAGAGGCGCGCCTCGGCGCTCGCTTTCTATTCGCTCGGTATTCCGGTGGGCACGCTGCTTGGAATGGTCATCGGCGGCACGCTTGCCGACTACATGGGCTGGCGCGAGGCCTTCGTGGTGGTGGGATTGCCCGGCGTGGCGCTCGCGCTGGTGGTGTGGTTTGTTCTGAAGGACCCACGGCACTCCGATGTCGCTGCGGGGCTTCAGGCGAAGGGCCAAGCGCCGGTGCTGCCGCTGGGGCAGGCGGTAGCAGAGGTCATGCGCTCGAGGGCCTTCGTGCTGCTGCTGGTGGCGGGCTCTGCGGCGTCATTCCTCGCTTACGGCAAGACCACCTGGACCACGATATTCTTCCAGCGGACCCACGATCTTACACCGGGGCAGGTGGGGTTATGGTTCGGCTTGCTGCAGGGGGTCGGCGGGATGCTGGGCACATGGCTCGGCGGCTATTTGGCCGACCGCTTTGGCGCGAGAAACCGCCGTCATGTGCTGAGCGCGCCCGCTATCGACATGGCGCTGGCCGTACCGCTGGCGATCGCGACCTACCATGCGCCGAACTGGCCTTTGGCGCTGCTGCTGCTGTTTGTGCCAACGGTGTTCAACTCGTTCTACTACGGCCCGACCTATTCCGCAGCTCAGGGCCTGGTGCCGCTGAGGGCGAGGGCGATTGCCGCCGCCACGCTGCTGTTCTTCCAGAACCTCATCGGGCTCGGTCTTGGTCCATTGTTCTTCGGGATGTTATCCGACTGGATCCAGCCGACCTATGGTGCCGACAGTGTGCGCTACGTGCTCTACGGCGCGGCGGTTCTGGGTCTGGTGCCGGCGTTTTTCTTCTGGCGGTGCAGCCTCCACCTCAATCGCGAGCTGGATCAGAAGGGCTAA
- a CDS encoding DUF817 domain-containing protein — protein MTLPDVRHTRFQAVRLRLEAFDSGTGWRLWFYEFLLFGFKQGWACLFGGLLLALLLGTHLFYPETAPLHRYDFMTIAAVSIQAGMLALRLETLREARVILIFHVVGTVMELFKTSAGSWTYPEASILHIGAVPLFSGFMYAAVGSYIARVWRIFDFRFTGYPPAWMTWALAAAIYVNFFTHHFIIDIRWGLFAVTGLLFWRTRVHFRNWRAHRWMPLLVGFGLVALFIWFAENIATFANAWNYPGQEREWQMVSLAKYGSWYLLMLISFVLVALVQPVRAPD, from the coding sequence TTGACGCTTCCTGACGTTCGCCACACCCGCTTCCAAGCCGTCCGCCTCAGGCTCGAAGCCTTTGATTCCGGCACAGGCTGGCGGCTTTGGTTCTACGAATTCCTGCTGTTCGGATTCAAGCAAGGCTGGGCCTGCCTGTTCGGCGGGCTGTTGCTGGCTTTGCTGCTCGGCACGCACCTGTTCTACCCGGAGACCGCGCCCCTCCACCGCTACGATTTCATGACCATCGCGGCCGTCTCCATTCAGGCGGGGATGCTCGCGCTACGGCTCGAGACATTGCGGGAGGCGCGGGTAATCCTGATCTTCCATGTCGTTGGCACGGTGATGGAGCTGTTCAAGACCTCCGCCGGGTCATGGACTTACCCCGAGGCAAGCATACTCCACATCGGAGCGGTGCCGCTGTTTTCGGGCTTCATGTATGCCGCCGTCGGCAGCTACATCGCGCGGGTGTGGCGAATCTTCGACTTCCGCTTCACCGGATATCCGCCCGCATGGATGACATGGGCCTTGGCGGCGGCGATCTATGTGAACTTCTTCACCCACCATTTCATCATCGACATCCGCTGGGGACTGTTTGCCGTCACTGGGCTGTTGTTCTGGCGCACCCGCGTCCACTTCCGCAACTGGCGCGCCCATCGCTGGATGCCGCTGCTGGTCGGTTTCGGCCTCGTCGCGCTATTCATCTGGTTTGCCGAGAATATCGCCACCTTCGCCAATGCCTGGAACTATCCCGGGCAGGAGCGGGAATGGCAGATGGTCAGTCTCGCCAAATACGGCAGCTGGTATCTGCTGATGCTGATCAGCTTCGTGCTGGTGGCGCTGGTGCAGCCCGTCCGCGCTCCGGATTAG